One genomic region from Desulfocurvibacter africanus subsp. africanus DSM 2603 encodes:
- a CDS encoding universal stress protein has protein sequence MKILAAIDQSAYAEKVLAKAIDLAKREEAELTILSVVEPNFADAAEIGAQQVIFEQFRKNAEDLVNQAQQKAKNQGVAAKTLVLEGTSVASRIVQHAEQHGVDLIVMGHKGRSAIERFLVGSVASRVVAYAPCSVLVVR, from the coding sequence ATGAAGATTCTGGCTGCTATCGACCAATCAGCCTATGCGGAGAAGGTGCTGGCCAAAGCCATTGACTTGGCCAAGCGCGAGGAGGCCGAGCTCACAATCTTAAGTGTGGTTGAACCCAACTTCGCTGATGCGGCGGAGATTGGCGCCCAACAGGTTATCTTCGAGCAGTTCCGGAAAAATGCCGAGGATCTCGTCAATCAGGCCCAGCAGAAAGCCAAGAACCAGGGCGTGGCCGCGAAGACCTTGGTGCTGGAGGGAACTTCCGTGGCCAGCAGGATCGTCCAGCATGCCGAGCAGCATGGCGTGGACCTGATAGTCATGGGGCATAAGGGCCGCTCGGCGATCGAACGCTTTCTGGTAGGTAGCGTGGCGAGTCGGGTCGTAGCCTACGCGCCGTGTTCGGTGCTCGTGGTGCGTTGA